Proteins encoded together in one Polaribacter reichenbachii window:
- a CDS encoding M28 family peptidase gives MKKITFLFILFTAIITAQTDQKIYDIIDAVSADRIKADVKKLADFGTRNTFSDTISETRGIGAARRWIKSEFESISTNCDNCLNVFYQKDFVTKEGNRRVPHDAYVVNVVAIQKGTKYPNRYVIMSGDIDSRASNTMDFTTDAPGANDNASGMAGTIEAARVLSKYKFESSIIYVGLSGEEQGLFGGAGLAKYAKEKEWEIIGILNNDMIGNITGVDGVTDNRAFRIFSEPVPANETERARKMRRFYGGEVDGISRQLARYIHKNVKTYMPEMNPMMIYRLDRFGRGGHHRPFNDLGFAGIRIMEAHENYTQQHQDIRTENGINYGDTFEHVNFPYAKKLTAVNAINLASLAWAPEAPKEVAIGGIVQPSVKLKWTKVDGAKGYKIYWRDTTSPTWDHSRYVETTEFTLEGIVIDNFFFGVAAVGENGHESVVVFPNKIWR, from the coding sequence ATGAAAAAAATTACATTCTTATTTATTTTATTTACTGCAATAATTACTGCACAAACCGATCAAAAAATTTATGATATTATAGATGCAGTTTCTGCGGATAGAATTAAAGCTGATGTAAAAAAATTGGCCGATTTTGGTACAAGAAATACTTTTTCTGATACCATTTCTGAAACTCGAGGAATTGGAGCAGCAAGAAGATGGATAAAATCTGAATTCGAAAGCATTTCTACAAATTGCGATAATTGCTTAAATGTATTTTATCAAAAAGATTTTGTAACCAAAGAAGGTAACAGAAGAGTGCCTCATGATGCCTATGTAGTTAATGTTGTAGCGATACAAAAAGGCACAAAATATCCAAACAGATATGTAATTATGAGTGGAGATATAGACTCACGTGCAAGTAACACAATGGATTTTACTACAGATGCTCCAGGTGCTAATGATAATGCCTCAGGAATGGCAGGAACTATAGAAGCAGCAAGAGTTTTAAGCAAATACAAATTTGAAAGTAGCATTATTTATGTTGGTCTTTCTGGTGAAGAACAAGGGCTTTTTGGTGGTGCTGGTTTGGCAAAATATGCCAAAGAAAAAGAATGGGAAATTATCGGAATTTTAAATAACGATATGATTGGTAATATTACTGGTGTAGATGGTGTTACAGATAATAGAGCTTTTAGAATTTTTTCTGAACCTGTACCAGCTAATGAAACTGAAAGAGCAAGAAAAATGCGTAGATTTTATGGTGGTGAAGTTGATGGAATTTCGCGTCAATTGGCAAGATATATTCATAAAAATGTAAAGACTTATATGCCAGAAATGAATCCGATGATGATTTATAGATTAGACAGATTTGGTAGAGGAGGCCATCACAGACCTTTTAATGATTTAGGTTTTGCAGGCATTAGAATTATGGAAGCTCATGAAAACTATACGCAACAACATCAAGACATTAGAACCGAAAACGGAATTAATTATGGCGATACTTTTGAACACGTAAATTTTCCTTATGCTAAAAAATTAACTGCTGTAAATGCAATTAATTTAGCTTCTTTAGCTTGGGCTCCAGAAGCACCAAAAGAAGTAGCAATTGGTGGAATTGTACAACCATCAGTAAAGCTAAAATGGACAAAAGTTGATGGAGCAAAAGGCTATAAAATTTATTGGAGAGATACTACTTCTCCTACTTGGGACCATTCTAGATATGTAGAAACTACAGAATTTACTTTAGAAGGAATTGTTATTGATAATTTCTTTTTTGGTGTAGCTGCTGTTGGTGAAAATGGACACGAAAGTGTCGTTGTTTTTCCAAATAAAATTTGGAGATAA
- a CDS encoding glycosyltransferase: protein MKSILMISLHGYVGAHAELGKPDTGGQVVYVLELAERFSRLGKTVDLVTRQFEDQPEYDDVNENFKVWRIPFGGKKFIRKEDMHDHLKKFVTNTLAAIKKENKKYDVVYSHYWDAGWAGQKIAEELGICHVHTPHSLGWWKQHTMGSDMDEVEMEKTYRFKERIRKEYFVYQMCNFVIATTLPQVDLLIQQYDVLARNCSMIPPGIDENRFFPVPSKENDKIRLKYDINPTDILALGRMAHNKGYDLLINALPTVFELCPEARLVAAIGGDSKQDIEGINELKKVASEIGVMDKIKWKSYIEDDDLANVYRSASIFAMPSRYEPFGMVAIEAMACGTPSVVTVHGGLCDLIDFGNQALFADPHRPLEFGAMMAMPLLYPDLRNEMSVEGARFARRNFGWTGIAKRMLAIFASSINQRTSETNIY, encoded by the coding sequence ATGAAATCGATATTAATGATTTCTTTACATGGATATGTAGGGGCGCATGCAGAATTAGGAAAACCAGATACAGGAGGACAAGTAGTATATGTTTTAGAATTAGCAGAACGTTTTAGTAGACTTGGTAAAACTGTAGATTTAGTTACAAGACAATTTGAAGATCAGCCAGAATATGATGATGTAAATGAAAACTTTAAAGTATGGAGAATTCCTTTTGGTGGTAAAAAATTCATCCGAAAAGAAGACATGCATGATCATTTAAAAAAGTTTGTTACTAATACTTTAGCTGCAATAAAAAAAGAAAATAAAAAATACGACGTTGTTTATTCTCATTATTGGGATGCTGGTTGGGCAGGTCAAAAAATAGCAGAAGAATTAGGTATTTGTCATGTGCATACACCTCATTCTTTAGGTTGGTGGAAACAACATACTATGGGTAGTGATATGGACGAAGTAGAAATGGAAAAAACCTATCGCTTTAAAGAACGTATTCGAAAAGAATATTTTGTTTATCAGATGTGTAATTTTGTAATTGCTACAACTTTACCTCAAGTAGATTTGTTAATTCAGCAATATGATGTATTAGCAAGAAATTGCAGTATGATTCCTCCAGGAATTGATGAAAATCGATTTTTTCCTGTTCCATCAAAAGAAAATGATAAGATAAGATTAAAGTATGATATTAATCCTACTGATATTTTAGCACTAGGAAGAATGGCACATAACAAAGGGTATGATTTATTGATAAATGCTTTACCAACGGTTTTTGAATTGTGCCCAGAAGCAAGATTAGTGGCTGCCATTGGTGGAGATTCTAAACAAGATATAGAAGGTATCAATGAGCTAAAAAAGGTAGCATCAGAAATTGGTGTTATGGATAAAATAAAATGGAAAAGTTATATAGAAGATGATGATTTAGCTAATGTCTACAGATCTGCAAGTATTTTTGCTATGCCTTCTAGATATGAGCCTTTTGGTATGGTTGCTATAGAAGCAATGGCTTGTGGTACACCAAGTGTAGTTACTGTTCATGGGGGCTTATGCGATTTGATAGATTTCGGAAATCAGGCTTTGTTTGCAGACCCTCATAGACCTTTAGAGTTTGGAGCAATGATGGCAATGCCTCTTTTATATCCAGATTTAAGAAACGAAATGTCTGTAGAAGGCGCACGTTTTGCACGTAGAAATTTTGGTTGGACAGGGATTGCAAAACGAATGTTGGCAATTTTTGCAAGTTCTATAAATCAAAGAACATCAGAAACTAATATTTATTAA
- a CDS encoding HAD-IIB family hydrolase has product MIENSSNLKNNIKLLSFDIDNTLIDFHTFKSNFTKTWIKYASDLDVILTYNTGRLIDDVLGLIDKGVLPKPDYIISGVGTHIYDYKKGALVKEFNDILDDGWNLESVESIMYSLDHPISEQPSKFQHSYKRSYFFHNAGDELIESVSQRFWDADMDVNVVYSGNKFLDILPKWANKGNALEWLLRRLKIKTNQVLVAGDSGNDSAMFDLKNVYGIVVSNAHEELYNYTKHKKVYHTEKEKGNGIIEGLIYYKILPEEAIKETYIDHSDDFYIQKELDNIASEDGDEQLALIQEGYVKAVEALKKNITPLGFSACSIKDNVAHGTDENYYSVWARDGAITVIGSLSLIHDKEIHDCQRQTLLTLLEHISRNGQIPSNVRIKDNTPDYSGVGGICSIDSGIWVVIAFYEYVNVTKDIDFLRKYIGDIKETMRWLGAHDSNNDALLEIPEAGDWTDLFGRSYNILYDEILWYRSNVCFGRMLEMLGNHEEAGEYIRWSQVIKKEIVTNFWPSTQQQLFTSVSFAEKQFTLGDTSYLIAQTTPFDFSWRCDTLGNILAFLHGTIDAEKAHQTFKFMLGVGVNDPFPVANVYPVVSPGDPDWRPYYTVNLLNLPNHYHNGGIWPFVGGFWVKFVNKLGFRDVAIAELHKLALINKEGINHEWEFTEWAHGVTGKPMGKAYQAWSAAQYISAYHDLKLNKNNTKN; this is encoded by the coding sequence ATGATAGAGAACAGCTCAAATTTAAAAAACAATATTAAATTATTATCTTTTGATATCGATAATACCCTTATCGATTTCCATACATTTAAAAGTAATTTTACAAAAACTTGGATAAAGTATGCGAGTGATTTAGACGTAATTCTAACGTATAACACAGGTAGGTTAATAGATGATGTTTTAGGTTTAATTGATAAAGGTGTTTTGCCTAAACCAGATTATATAATTTCGGGTGTTGGTACACATATTTACGATTACAAAAAAGGGGCATTAGTAAAAGAATTTAACGATATTTTAGATGATGGCTGGAATCTAGAATCTGTAGAAAGTATTATGTACAGTCTAGATCATCCTATTAGTGAGCAGCCTAGTAAATTTCAACATAGCTATAAAAGAAGCTACTTTTTTCATAATGCAGGCGATGAATTAATTGAAAGTGTTTCTCAAAGATTTTGGGATGCAGATATGGATGTAAATGTAGTTTATTCTGGCAATAAATTTTTAGATATATTACCTAAATGGGCAAATAAAGGAAATGCACTAGAATGGTTATTAAGAAGATTAAAAATAAAAACCAATCAAGTTTTAGTAGCTGGAGATAGTGGTAATGATTCTGCAATGTTCGATTTAAAAAATGTATATGGTATTGTAGTTTCTAATGCGCACGAAGAGTTGTATAACTACACAAAACACAAAAAAGTTTATCACACAGAAAAAGAAAAAGGTAACGGAATTATAGAAGGTTTAATTTATTATAAGATTTTACCAGAAGAGGCTATTAAAGAAACTTATATAGATCATTCAGATGATTTCTACATTCAAAAAGAATTAGATAATATAGCCTCTGAGGATGGTGATGAGCAATTGGCATTAATTCAAGAAGGTTATGTAAAAGCGGTCGAGGCTTTAAAGAAAAATATAACGCCACTTGGATTTTCTGCTTGTTCTATAAAAGATAATGTAGCACATGGTACAGATGAAAATTATTACAGTGTTTGGGCAAGAGATGGTGCAATTACTGTAATTGGCTCATTATCTTTAATTCATGATAAAGAAATTCATGATTGCCAAAGACAAACATTACTAACACTTTTAGAACACATTTCTAGAAATGGTCAAATTCCATCAAACGTAAGAATAAAAGACAATACTCCAGATTATTCAGGTGTAGGAGGTATTTGTTCTATTGATAGCGGAATTTGGGTAGTTATCGCTTTTTATGAATATGTAAATGTTACTAAAGATATCGACTTTTTAAGAAAATATATAGGTGATATTAAAGAAACAATGCGTTGGTTGGGTGCCCATGATAGTAATAATGATGCACTTTTAGAAATTCCTGAAGCTGGAGATTGGACAGATTTATTTGGTAGAAGCTATAATATTTTATACGATGAAATTTTATGGTACAGATCTAATGTTTGTTTTGGTAGAATGTTAGAAATGTTAGGTAACCATGAAGAAGCAGGTGAATATATTAGATGGTCTCAAGTAATTAAAAAAGAGATTGTTACTAATTTTTGGCCATCTACACAACAGCAACTATTTACCTCAGTTTCTTTTGCAGAAAAGCAATTTACTTTAGGAGACACTTCTTATTTAATTGCACAAACCACGCCTTTCGATTTTTCTTGGAGATGTGATACTCTTGGAAACATTCTAGCTTTTTTACACGGTACAATAGATGCAGAAAAAGCGCATCAAACTTTTAAATTTATGTTAGGTGTTGGTGTAAATGATCCATTTCCTGTAGCAAACGTGTATCCTGTTGTAAGTCCTGGAGACCCAGATTGGAGACCTTATTACACTGTAAACCTACTTAACTTACCTAATCATTATCACAATGGAGGTATTTGGCCTTTTGTTGGTGGGTTTTGGGTAAAATTCGTAAACAAATTAGGCTTTAGAGATGTTGCAATTGCAGAGTTACACAAACTAGCTTTAATTAATAAAGAAGGTATTAATCATGAATGGGAATTTACAGAATGGGCACATGGTGTAACAGGTAAACCAATGGGTAAAGCCTACCAAGCTTGGTCTGCAGCTCAATATATTTCTGCTTATCATGATTTAAAATTAAATAAAAATAACACTAAAAACTAA